From Pseudonocardia autotrophica, one genomic window encodes:
- a CDS encoding amidohydrolase family protein encodes MHVDLLIKGGHVLDPGRSIDRRTDIAIADGRIAAIGDDLPTDGVARVVEVRAPGQYVVPGLLDIHTHVAHGAITPGVGMEGCDPDTIGVRSGVTTVLDAGSVGVANIGVFSAYIQPRARTRVIPYLNIGSYAHTMPTMVDVNALTEIDPDAIGRCVTANPGLVQGIKVRLVGPLMAEHGKEILGRSRQVAQEHGVPLMVHIGDLSARRRPDPHLLTPVTRYAIEQLAPGDVLTHLCTPNHGGVLGADDLMLPLLTEARERGVVLDAALGRGNFGFDVARRQRDAGLAPDTVSSDLTAMGESFQSLMECMAKFMAVGYSLTEVVRMTTTDAAAAIGKSDELGAIEVGREADLTILEVVDGDFEFVDTAGDTFPGAHGLRPVQTVRAGELIAPHWGPHPWGWLPAGAERS; translated from the coding sequence ATGCACGTCGACCTGCTCATCAAGGGCGGACACGTCCTCGATCCCGGCCGCTCGATCGACCGGCGCACCGACATCGCGATCGCCGACGGCCGGATCGCGGCGATCGGTGACGATCTCCCGACCGACGGCGTCGCCCGGGTCGTCGAGGTGCGGGCCCCCGGGCAGTACGTGGTTCCCGGCCTGCTCGACATCCACACCCACGTCGCCCACGGTGCGATCACCCCCGGCGTCGGGATGGAGGGCTGCGATCCGGACACCATCGGGGTCCGGTCCGGGGTGACCACCGTGCTCGACGCCGGCTCCGTCGGCGTGGCCAACATCGGCGTCTTCTCGGCGTACATCCAGCCGCGGGCCCGGACCAGGGTGATCCCGTACCTCAACATCGGCAGCTACGCCCACACCATGCCGACCATGGTGGACGTCAACGCGCTCACCGAGATCGATCCGGACGCGATCGGCCGCTGCGTCACGGCCAACCCCGGCCTGGTGCAGGGCATCAAGGTCCGGCTGGTCGGGCCGCTGATGGCCGAGCACGGCAAGGAGATCCTGGGCCGCAGCAGGCAGGTGGCCCAGGAGCACGGGGTCCCGCTGATGGTGCACATCGGCGACCTGTCCGCCCGTCGCCGCCCGGATCCGCACCTGCTCACCCCGGTGACCCGGTACGCGATCGAACAGCTCGCCCCGGGGGACGTGCTGACCCACCTGTGCACGCCCAACCACGGCGGCGTGCTCGGTGCCGACGACCTGATGCTGCCGCTGCTGACCGAGGCCCGCGAGCGCGGCGTGGTGCTGGACGCCGCGCTGGGCCGTGGGAACTTCGGGTTCGACGTGGCCCGCAGGCAGCGCGACGCCGGGCTGGCGCCGGACACCGTGTCCAGCGACCTGACCGCGATGGGCGAGTCGTTCCAGAGCCTGATGGAGTGCATGGCGAAGTTCATGGCCGTCGGCTACTCGCTGACCGAGGTCGTCCGGATGACCACCACGGACGCGGCGGCGGCGATCGGCAAGTCCGACGAGCTCGGCGCGATCGAGGTCGGCCGGGAGGCCGACCTCACGATCCTGGAGGTCGTCGACGGCGACTTCGAGTTCGTGGACACCGCAGGCGACACCTTCCCCGGCGCGCACGGCCTGCGGCCGGTGCAGACCGTGCGCGCCGGCGAGCTGATCGCGCCCCACTGGGGACCGCACCCGTGGGGCTGGCTGCCGGCCGGAGCGGAGCGGTCATGA